In Musa acuminata AAA Group cultivar baxijiao chromosome BXJ3-11, Cavendish_Baxijiao_AAA, whole genome shotgun sequence, one DNA window encodes the following:
- the LOC103970515 gene encoding uncharacterized protein LOC103970515, whose translation MGNGISPCFNPASKGGLVKLIFWGGATEFLAEKQLAGQLMFRFPDRIVCHADSFYIGHPVPVLSIDDELLPGQAYFVLPIDKLSCHDPLTAVSLASLSSGRTKPSLAGNGESPFEYVKGEDGRLLIKVLPEFITKVITSVEDGQKCGSDGGTLCTTPELRKHYSQLVGPRDHPWSPKLETISETRKRISAGRLSPVRLLGFQRRSC comes from the coding sequence ATGGGCAATGGGATCTCTCCTTGCTTCAACCCCGCCTCCAAGGGCGGCCTCGTCAAGCTCATCTTCTGGGGCGGCGCCACCGAGTTCTTGGCCGAGAAGCAGCTCGCCGGGCAGCTCATGTTCCGGTTCCCGGACCGCATCGTCTGCCACGCTGACTCGTTCTACATCGGCCACCCCGTCCCCGTCCTCTCCATCGACGACGAGCTCCTCCCTGGCCAGGCCTACTTCGTCCTTCCCATCGACAAGTTATCGTGCCACGATCCCCTCACCGCTGTGTCGCTCGCCTCGCTGTCCTCCGGCCGCACCAAGCCGTCGCTGGCCGGCAACGGGGAATCCCCCTTTGAGTACGTGAAGGGCGAAGACGGCCGGCTGCTGATCAAGGTGCTCCCGGAGTTCATAACCAAGGTCATCACCTCTGTCGAAGACGGACAAAAGTGTGGCAGCGACGGGGGGACTCTGTGCACTACGCCGGAGTTGAGGAAGCACTACTCGCAGCTCGTCGGGCCGAGAGATCACCCATGGTCGCCGAAGCTGGAGACGATATCGGAGACCAGGAAACGGATATCCGCAGGCAGGTTATCGCCTGTTCGGCTATTAGGGTTTCAGAGGAGATCATGTTAA
- the LOC135652532 gene encoding uncharacterized protein LOC135652532, with amino-acid sequence MACASGVRVNPNNQQQKEEENLIDEDEEEFIELDLEVLNRIPTPRYYESYQVTSDALLANCLLPVRYVCNAIPIDSSLHGQHPSMKPQQYYYKLPPMVTTTGTKSSPSQIS; translated from the exons aTGGCTTGTGCCTCAGGTGTTAGGGTAAACCCTAATAACCAGCAGCAAAAAGAGGAAGAGAACCTTATcgatgaagacgaagaagaatTCATCGAGCTCGACTTGGAGGTGCTGAACCGGATTCCGACGCCGAGGTACTACGAGAGCTATCAGGTAACCAGCGATGCCCTCCTCGCCAACTGCCTCCTCCCCGTCAGGTACGTATGCAACGCTATTCCCATTGACAGCAGCTTGCATGGGCAGCACCCCTCGATGAAGCCGCAGCAGTACTACTACAAACTACCTCCCATGGTGACGACGACAGGCACCAAGAGTAGCCCAAG TCAAATAAGCTGA
- the LOC103970907 gene encoding AT-hook motif nuclear-localized protein 28-like, whose translation MSDFVRTPGTAMIGLSQPRDGAASDDDEDGGGSSGARSSRGGAGGGGSSSGAGGEPSSGGGSAARKPRGRPPGSKNKPKPPVVITKASESAMHPVVLELAGGSDIVSGVTDFARRRRVGVSVLGGSGTVADVTLRHLSAHGPSTISVPGRFDVLSLSGTLLPPQPPASAGAPAPTVAAWTARLPPLTVSLAGPHGQVIGGTVAGPMTAVGPVLLVAATFAKPEFHRLPLSEDDEEGVKEEDVSPETEALVALGETSPLPGQLSHTDVVLWAQPSSTRPPPHAHPPPRY comes from the coding sequence ATGTCCGACTTCGTGCGGACGCCTGGCACCGCCATGATAGGCCTCTCGCAGCCCCGTGACGGGGCCGCTTCCGACGACGACGAGGACGGCGGCGGAAGCTCTGGAGCTAGATCCTCCCGCGGGGGCGCCGGCGGTGGAGGCTCCTCCTCTGGCGCCGGAGGTGAGCCTTCTTCGGGTGGTGGATCGGCAGCGCGGAAGCCCAGGGGGCGGCCTCCGGGCTCCAAGAACAAGCCGAAGCCGCCGGTGGTCATCACCAAGGCGAGCGAGTCGGCGATGCACCCGGTGGTCCTGGAGCTCGCTGGCGGTTCCGACATCGTATCTGGCGTCACCGACTTCGCCCGCCGACGCCGCGTAGGTGTCTCCGTCCTCGGCGGCAGTGGCACCGTTGCCGACGTTACTCTCCGACACTTGTCGGCACACGGCCCATCTACCATATCCGTTCCCGGACGCTTCGACGTCCTCTCCCTCTCCGGCACCTTGCTCCCTCCCCAGCCGCCCGCCTCTGCCGGGGCACCCGCCCCGACGGTGGCCGCCTGGACCGCACGGCTGCCTCCCCTGACCGTCTCCTTGGCGGGCCCGCATGGCCAAGTCATAGGGGGAACGGTGGCGGGGCCGATGACGGCTGTGGGGCCGGTGTTGCTTGTTGCTGCGACGTTCGCGAAGCCGGAGTTCCATCGGCTGCCGCTGTCGGAGGATGACGAGGAGGGGGTCAAGGAGGAGGACGTCAGTCCGGAGACGGAGGCGCTGGTAGCCCTCGGCGAGACCAGTCCGTTGCCTGGTCAGCTCTCCCACACCGACGTGGTTCTGTGGGCGCAGCCTTCCTCGACTCGTCCTCCGCCTCATGCTCATCCTCCTCCTCGTTACTAA
- the LOC135652326 gene encoding SKP1-like protein 12, whose translation MKTIVLMASNGDEFVVDVEEITNQSEMIRNLISDMGGADGLQVPLLNVTAPVLAKLLELLNVNAKNDAEEVTQIIKELIETDMNTMIDVLGAANYIEATSLFDFSCKVLADKFKGMSVEEIREFLDIECDFTDEELQRIRAESAWAFD comes from the coding sequence ATGAAGACTATTGTTCTCATGGCTTCCAATGGCGACGAATTTGTGGTAGACGTGGAAGAAATCACAAACCAGAGTGAGATGATCAGAAACCTCATCTCGGACATGGGCGGCGCCGATGGCTTGCAAGTCCCCCTCTTGAACGTCACAGCTCCCGTGCTTGCTAAGTTGCTAGAGTTGTTGAACGTGAATGCCAAGAATGATGCTGAAGAAGTGACGCAAATAATCAAGGAGTTGATAGAGACGGACATGAATACGATGATCGACGTGCTTGGAGCTGCCAACTACATCGAAGCGACCTCGTTGTTCGACTTCTCATGTAAAGTACTGGCCGATAAGTTCAAAGGCATGTCTGTCGAGGAAATCAGAGAGTTTTTGGATATCGAATGTGACTTCACCGACGAGGAATTGCAACGGATTCGAGCTGAAAGTGCATGGGCATTTGATTGA
- the LOC103970516 gene encoding U-box domain-containing protein 11-like encodes MEEKQQKARSLVQRLSSVAAESKSAAEAIAEIRRLSKQDPEMRAPLADAGAVPLLAARLLNHHHHHSSAAEAQENAAAALLNLSISAREALMCTPGILDALAAALRLLSPAAAQHAAATLYSLLSVEAYRSVIGSKKPLIAALVDLLGAPGAPTRSIKDALKALFGLALYPLNRTALVELGAVPPLFALVVKDGRRGLVEDASAVIAQVAGCDESVEAFRRVDGVSVLVDLVVGGSGRARENAAAALLNLVKSGGDKAVGDVREVDGAEAAVRALAGGDSGVSARGKSKAEALLTVLESRRGSQLQRIDDSETGTDDSVPHTPLSYSSPTSSP; translated from the coding sequence ATGGAGGAGAAGCAGCAGAAGGCCCGATCTTTGGTGCAGCGCCTGAGCTCCGTCGCCGCGGAATCGAAGTCCGCTGCCGAAGCCATCGCGGAGATCCGCCGCCTGTCGAAGCAGGACCCGGAGATGCGCGCCCCCCTCGCCGACGCCGGCGCCGTGCCCCTCCTTGCCGCCCGCCTCctcaaccaccaccaccatcactcgTCTGCGGCCGAGGCCCAGGAGAACGCGGCCGCTGCCCTCCTCAACCTCTCCATCTCCGCCCGCGAGGCGCTCATGTGCACCCCGGGCATCCTCGACGCCCTTGCCGCAGCCCTCCGCCTCCTCTCCCCCGCCGCCGCCCAGCACGCCGCCGCAACCCTCTACAGCCTCCTCTCCGTCGAAGCGTACCGCTCCGTCATCGGGTCAAAGAAACCCCTCATCGCCGCCCTCGTGGACCTCCTCGGCGCTCCCGGCGCGCCGACTAGGTCCATCAAGGACGCGCTCAAGGCCCTCTTCGGCCTGGCCCTCTACCCGCTCAACCGCACCGCCCTCGTCGAGCTGGGCGCCGTGCCGCCCCTCTTCGCGCTGGTGGTGAAGGACGGGCGGAGGGGGTTGGTGGAGGACGCGTCGGCGGTGATCGCCCAGGTGGCAGGATGCGACGAGAGCGTGGAGGCGTTCCGGAGGGTGGACGGCGTCAGCGTCTTGGTGGATCTGGTGGTTGGGGGGAGCGGGAGGGCAAGGGAAAACGCTGCGGCTGCGCTGCTGAACCTGGTAAAGAGCGGCGGGGACAAGGCGGTGGGGGACGTCAGGGAGGTGGACGGGGCGGAGGCGGCCGTGAGGGCTCTGGCCGGCGGCGACAGTGGGGTGAGCGCGAGGGGAAAGAGCAAGGCGGAGGCTCTGCTGACGGTTCTGGAGAGCCGGCGGGGGAGCCAGTTGCAGCGTATTGATGATTCCGAAACCGGCACCGATGACTCCGTGCCGCATACGCCGCTTTCTTATTCTTCTCCCACTTCCTCCCCGTAA